One Dysosmobacter welbionis DNA segment encodes these proteins:
- a CDS encoding TerD family protein, whose amino-acid sequence MSVSLQKGQKISLTKGNEGLSKVIIGLGWDEAAKSKGGLFGSLFGSSGPAIDCDASAFVLQNGKLTDKKDIVYFGNLKHYTGTVQHMGDNLTGAGEGDDEQIVVDLARVPAEYDRIVLVVNIYQAVQRRQHFGMIQNAFIRIVDARNNQEMCRYNLSENYDNMTAMIFGEVYRNNGEWKFNAIGQATTDPGLVELARRYM is encoded by the coding sequence ATGTCTGTGAGTCTGCAAAAGGGCCAGAAGATCAGCCTGACCAAGGGCAACGAGGGTCTTTCCAAAGTCATCATCGGTCTGGGCTGGGATGAGGCCGCCAAGTCCAAGGGCGGTTTGTTCGGCAGCCTGTTCGGGTCCTCTGGCCCCGCCATCGATTGCGATGCCTCTGCCTTTGTGCTGCAGAACGGCAAGCTGACGGACAAGAAGGACATCGTCTACTTCGGCAATCTGAAGCACTACACCGGCACTGTCCAGCACATGGGCGATAACCTGACCGGCGCCGGCGAAGGCGACGATGAGCAGATCGTGGTGGATCTGGCCCGCGTCCCCGCGGAGTATGACCGCATTGTCCTGGTGGTGAACATCTATCAGGCAGTGCAGCGCCGCCAGCACTTCGGCATGATCCAGAACGCGTTCATCCGCATCGTGGACGCCCGGAACAACCAGGAGATGTGCCGCTACAACCTCTCCGAGAACTACGACAACATGACCGCCATGATCTTCGGCGAGGTCTATCGCAACAACGGCGAGTGGAAGTTCAACGCCATCGGCCAGGCCACCACGGATCCCGGCCTGGTGGAGCTGGCCCGGCGCTATATGTGA
- a CDS encoding cysteine protease StiP family protein produces the protein MFSTYQSQDVTILLKDITGLVTPLGTREREARIQSGVHYSEMLPLEYEPSPAYLAAYHDALERYAGITAEAVARAAEQIWESRGRQCALVSLARAGTPIGILIRRYLQGRYGADLPHYTISIIRGRGIDRNAMAYLLNRHAPGDIQFVDGWTGKGAIQRQLDAAMTDYPGVSPGLTVLSDPANVAAICGTHDDFLIASSCLNSTVSGLLSRTFLRGDIISPGDFHGAAFYRELKDQDLTYQFIDTIQAHFPACADAVPPPRRSGRAGLEEVHRIGADFGIRDINLIKPSIGEATRVLLRRVPWKVLVHSLRDEAHLGHIYQLAREKGAELVEYPLENYRACGLIRDLADT, from the coding sequence ATGTTCAGCACATATCAAAGTCAGGATGTGACCATCCTGCTGAAAGACATCACCGGCCTGGTGACGCCCCTGGGCACCCGGGAGCGGGAGGCCAGGATCCAGAGCGGTGTCCACTACTCGGAGATGCTGCCCCTGGAGTATGAGCCCTCCCCGGCCTATCTGGCCGCCTATCACGACGCCCTGGAGCGGTACGCCGGCATCACAGCGGAGGCTGTGGCCCGGGCGGCGGAGCAGATCTGGGAGAGCAGGGGAAGGCAGTGCGCCCTGGTCTCCCTGGCCCGGGCAGGGACGCCCATCGGCATTCTGATCCGCCGCTATCTCCAAGGCCGGTACGGTGCCGACCTCCCCCATTACACCATCTCCATCATTCGGGGCCGGGGCATCGACCGCAATGCCATGGCCTATCTCCTGAACCGCCACGCCCCTGGAGATATCCAGTTCGTGGACGGCTGGACCGGCAAGGGCGCCATCCAGCGGCAGCTGGACGCAGCCATGACGGACTACCCCGGCGTCTCGCCGGGGCTGACAGTTTTGTCGGACCCGGCCAACGTAGCGGCCATCTGCGGCACCCATGACGATTTCCTCATCGCCAGCTCCTGCCTGAACTCCACCGTGTCCGGCCTGTTGAGCCGGACGTTCCTCCGCGGCGACATCATCAGCCCCGGGGACTTTCACGGCGCTGCCTTCTACCGGGAGCTGAAGGACCAGGACCTGACGTACCAGTTCATCGACACCATCCAGGCCCATTTCCCCGCCTGTGCCGACGCCGTTCCCCCGCCCCGGCGCAGCGGCCGGGCCGGACTGGAGGAGGTGCACCGGATCGGGGCGGACTTCGGCATCCGGGACATCAATCTCATCAAGCCCAGCATCGGGGAGGCCACCCGTGTCCTGCTGCGGCGGGTGCCCTGGAAGGTGCTGGTCCACAGCCTCCGAGACGAAGCCCATCTGGGGCACATCTACCAACTGGCCAGGGAGAAGGGCGCGGAGCTGGTGGAGTATCCCCTGGAGAACTACCGGGCCTGCGGCCTGATCCGGGACCTGGCGGACACATAG
- a CDS encoding TerD family protein, translating into MPINLSKGQKVDLTKGNPGLTKIMVGLGWDVNAFDSGSAFDLDAAAFLLGASGKCPTERDFIFYGNLKHSTGAVEHMGDNLTGEGDGDDEQIMVDLAKVPASIERIAFTCTIYDAENRRQNFGQVSNAFIRIVDQSTGTELIRYDLAEDFSIETAIVVGELYRHNGEWKFNAIGSGFQGGLAALCGHYGIDAE; encoded by the coding sequence ATGCCGATCAATCTTTCCAAGGGACAAAAAGTCGACCTGACCAAGGGCAACCCCGGCCTCACCAAGATCATGGTGGGCCTGGGCTGGGACGTGAACGCCTTTGACAGCGGCAGCGCCTTTGACCTGGACGCGGCTGCCTTCCTGCTGGGCGCCAGCGGAAAGTGCCCCACGGAGCGGGACTTCATCTTCTATGGCAACCTCAAGCACAGCACCGGCGCGGTGGAGCACATGGGCGACAACCTGACCGGCGAAGGCGACGGCGATGACGAGCAGATCATGGTGGATCTGGCCAAGGTGCCCGCCAGCATCGAGCGGATCGCCTTCACCTGCACCATCTATGACGCGGAGAACCGCCGCCAGAACTTCGGCCAGGTGTCCAATGCCTTCATCCGCATCGTGGACCAGTCCACCGGCACGGAACTGATCCGCTACGACCTGGCGGAGGACTTCTCCATCGAGACGGCCATCGTGGTGGGTGAGCTGTACCGCCACAACGGCGAGTGGAAATTCAATGCCATCGGCAGCGGCTTCCAGGGCGGTCTGGCAGCCCTGTGCGGCCACTACGGCATTGACGCTGAGTGA
- a CDS encoding phosphoribosyltransferase domain-containing protein, which produces MHPYTAADTLRIAKRYNNPKRSYLLVNPLQAKHIPVSPAAALEMMGALGDQVAAKYPEARLVIGFAETATAIGAAVAARLGPDCLYVHTTREALDGDWILFREEHSHAAEHRLCADQLADWIDRSPAIVFVDDEFSTGRTLINMVQQLRERYPRLGERRLAAASILSRVSPENQARLAEAGIACECLVRLEHQDYERMVTGIPVKEAAPPAQGPLPDLRTLYTAEPLPDPRRGVAVGCYTDCCRAAAEELLSRLREELPDQGALLVLGTEECMYPALTVGSLAEQTGLCATVRCHATTRSPIGICPDSAYPIRNGVLLPSFYGGDRKTYLYDLAAYDAALVVTDAPAAVDGTACTRLAAALGQLGCPRLYLCRI; this is translated from the coding sequence ATGCACCCATATACGGCCGCAGACACGCTGCGGATCGCCAAGCGATACAACAACCCCAAGCGGAGCTACCTGCTGGTCAATCCCCTGCAGGCCAAGCACATCCCTGTGAGCCCCGCGGCGGCTCTGGAGATGATGGGTGCCCTGGGGGACCAGGTGGCCGCCAAGTACCCGGAGGCCCGGCTGGTCATCGGCTTTGCCGAGACGGCCACCGCCATCGGCGCCGCCGTGGCAGCCCGGCTGGGGCCGGACTGCCTCTATGTCCACACCACCCGGGAGGCGTTGGACGGAGATTGGATCCTCTTTCGGGAGGAGCACAGCCACGCAGCGGAGCACCGGCTCTGTGCCGACCAGCTGGCGGACTGGATCGACCGCAGCCCCGCCATCGTATTCGTGGATGACGAGTTCTCCACCGGGCGGACCCTCATCAACATGGTCCAGCAGCTGCGGGAGCGGTATCCCCGGCTGGGCGAGCGGCGGCTGGCAGCTGCGTCCATCCTCAGCCGGGTCTCTCCGGAGAACCAGGCCAGGCTGGCAGAGGCCGGCATTGCCTGTGAGTGCCTGGTGCGGCTGGAACATCAAGACTATGAGCGGATGGTGACCGGGATCCCTGTAAAGGAGGCGGCTCCCCCTGCCCAGGGCCCCCTGCCGGACCTGCGGACGCTGTACACGGCGGAGCCTCTGCCGGACCCACGCCGTGGTGTGGCCGTCGGCTGCTATACGGACTGCTGCCGCGCCGCCGCGGAAGAGCTGCTGTCCCGCCTCCGGGAGGAGCTGCCGGACCAGGGCGCCCTGCTGGTGCTGGGGACCGAAGAGTGCATGTATCCTGCCCTGACGGTAGGGTCGCTGGCGGAGCAGACGGGTCTCTGTGCCACAGTACGCTGCCATGCCACTACCCGCAGTCCCATCGGCATCTGCCCCGACTCTGCCTACCCCATCCGAAACGGGGTGCTGCTGCCCAGCTTCTACGGTGGGGACCGGAAGACATATCTCTATGACCTAGCCGCCTATGACGCCGCTCTGGTGGTGACGGATGCGCCCGCGGCGGTGGACGGGACCGCCTGCACCCGGCTGGCGGCGGCCCTGGGGCAGCTGGGCTGTCCCCGACTCTATCTCTGCAGAATTTGA
- a CDS encoding toxic anion resistance protein, protein MGLNLSRPTPSQPQPSQGQAPAAPQEEESYQQYDISADRQMMTQTLVNSPEVDALASQIEVYNLESIVSFGAGAADEISKCSDVVLNSMNLSQLDDSSAMLNTLAKIMDKFDIEEIKENPGLFGKLFGNLRKQLDKILAKYHTMGDEVDKIYVQLKQYEADIKQSNRKLEEMFQANVNYYHELVRYILAGEQGCRELEAYIAQRQADMEATGDNSIQFELTTLNQALMMLEQRTQDLRTAENVAMQSIPMIKTMQFSNMNLVRKINSAFIITLPVFKQALTQAIMLKRQRLQAEAMSALDAKTNEMLIRNAQNTAEQAKMTARLASGSSIKIETLEQTWRTIVSGIDETKQIQENARKQRVEDQKRLEAIKAQFDQMYHMPDKGSVNH, encoded by the coding sequence ATGGGCCTGAATCTCAGCAGACCGACCCCATCCCAGCCTCAGCCCTCTCAGGGACAGGCACCTGCCGCCCCCCAGGAAGAAGAGAGCTATCAGCAGTACGACATCTCCGCCGACCGGCAGATGATGACCCAGACGCTGGTCAACTCGCCGGAGGTGGATGCCCTGGCCAGCCAGATCGAGGTATACAACCTGGAGTCCATTGTCTCCTTCGGCGCCGGAGCAGCAGACGAGATCTCCAAGTGCTCCGACGTGGTACTCAACAGCATGAACCTGTCCCAGCTGGATGACTCCAGCGCGATGCTGAACACGCTGGCCAAGATCATGGACAAGTTCGACATCGAAGAGATCAAGGAGAACCCCGGCCTCTTCGGCAAGCTGTTCGGAAACCTCCGCAAGCAGCTGGACAAAATCCTCGCCAAGTACCACACCATGGGCGATGAAGTGGACAAGATCTATGTCCAGCTGAAGCAGTACGAGGCAGACATCAAGCAGTCCAACCGGAAGCTGGAGGAGATGTTCCAGGCCAATGTGAACTACTACCACGAGCTGGTGCGTTACATCCTGGCCGGTGAGCAGGGGTGCCGGGAGCTGGAGGCATACATCGCCCAGCGCCAGGCGGATATGGAGGCCACAGGGGACAACTCCATCCAGTTCGAGCTGACCACCCTGAATCAGGCCCTGATGATGCTGGAGCAGCGGACTCAGGACCTGCGGACGGCGGAGAACGTGGCCATGCAGTCCATCCCCATGATCAAGACCATGCAGTTCAGCAATATGAATCTGGTGCGGAAGATCAACTCCGCCTTCATCATCACCCTGCCGGTGTTCAAGCAGGCGCTGACCCAGGCCATCATGCTCAAGCGCCAGCGGCTGCAGGCGGAGGCCATGAGCGCCCTGGACGCCAAGACCAATGAAATGCTGATCCGCAACGCCCAGAACACGGCGGAGCAGGCCAAGATGACCGCCCGTCTGGCCTCCGGCAGCTCCATTAAAATCGAGACGCTGGAGCAGACCTGGCGCACCATCGTCAGCGGCATCGACGAGACGAAGCAGATCCAGGAGAACGCCCGCAAGCAGCGGGTGGAGGACCAAAAGCGACTGGAGGCCATCAAGGCCCAGTTCGACCAGATGTATCACATGCCGGACAAGGGGTCCGTGAATCATTAA
- a CDS encoding TerD family protein — MPISLQKGQKVSLTKGNPGLTKVVVGLGWDVNSFDTGGDFDLDAAAFLLGESGKVTSSGDFVFYGNLKHSSGAVEHLGDNLTGEGAGDDEQIRIDLTKVPDNIQRIAFTVTIYEAESRRQNFGMVNNAFIRIFDETNGQEMLRYDLGEDFSIETAAVFGEVYKNNGEWKFNAIGSGYQGGLAALCANYGVDVE, encoded by the coding sequence ATGCCTATCAGTTTACAAAAAGGACAGAAAGTCAGCCTGACCAAGGGGAATCCCGGCCTGACCAAGGTGGTCGTGGGCCTGGGCTGGGACGTGAACAGCTTTGACACCGGCGGGGATTTTGATTTGGACGCGGCGGCCTTCCTGCTGGGAGAGAGCGGCAAAGTGACCTCCTCCGGGGACTTCGTGTTCTACGGCAATCTCAAGCACAGTTCCGGCGCGGTAGAGCATCTGGGCGATAACCTGACCGGGGAGGGTGCCGGGGACGATGAACAGATCCGCATCGACCTGACGAAGGTGCCCGACAACATCCAGCGCATTGCCTTCACCGTGACCATCTACGAGGCGGAGAGCCGCCGGCAGAACTTCGGTATGGTGAACAACGCCTTCATCCGCATCTTCGATGAGACCAACGGCCAGGAGATGCTCCGCTATGACCTGGGCGAGGACTTCTCCATCGAGACGGCAGCGGTGTTCGGTGAGGTCTATAAGAACAACGGCGAGTGGAAGTTCAACGCCATCGGCAGCGGCTATCAGGGCGGTCTGGCGGCCCTGTGCGCCAACTACGGCGTGGACGTGGAATAA
- a CDS encoding rhomboid family intramembrane serine protease — translation MKKLQYNSPVILTFFLLSLGVLLLDWITGGWTTLHAFCVYRSSLADPLFYVRLFGHVLGHADFDHFLGNMLLLLVIGPPLEEKYGSRTLLAGILLTAGVSGILQCVFFPGSALLGASGIVFMLIMLASLAGMKDGRIPLTLILAAVLYLGQEVYAMVALRDNVANFMHLVGGVTGTVFGVVLAKRR, via the coding sequence ATGAAAAAGCTGCAATACAATTCTCCGGTGATCCTGACCTTTTTCCTGCTGTCCCTGGGTGTCCTGCTGCTGGACTGGATCACCGGAGGATGGACGACCCTGCACGCCTTCTGTGTCTACCGCTCCTCCCTGGCAGATCCGCTGTTCTATGTGCGGCTGTTCGGCCATGTGCTGGGCCACGCGGATTTCGACCATTTCCTGGGCAATATGCTGCTGCTTTTGGTGATCGGCCCGCCGCTGGAGGAGAAGTACGGTAGCCGGACGCTGCTGGCCGGCATTCTACTGACGGCGGGGGTCTCCGGCATCCTGCAATGCGTGTTCTTCCCCGGCTCCGCCCTGCTGGGGGCCAGCGGCATTGTGTTCATGCTGATTATGCTGGCCTCCCTGGCGGGCATGAAGGACGGCCGCATCCCCCTGACGCTGATCCTGGCAGCGGTCCTGTATCTGGGGCAGGAGGTGTACGCCATGGTGGCCCTGCGGGACAACGTGGCCAACTTCATGCATCTGGTGGGCGGCGTCACCGGCACGGTATTCGGCGTGGTGCTGGCAAAAAGGCGGTGA
- a CDS encoding calcium-translocating P-type ATPase, PMCA-type, with product MHFNGLTDKQVEESRKKYGSNVIPDSEPTTFWAEFKETFKDPMIRILLAIAALMIVMCVLGYAEIYEPIGTVVAVLIVAFVSAKTGVASDTKYRQLKDSTKKDQCKVYRNGLVTVIDVDDVVVGDKVLLQSGDKVPADGVLIHGTLRVDNSALNGEAEECPKTAADESFPLPEDITGDTFVDAHSLFRGAVLFDGEGVLDVRKVGLATMMGKMAEEMQDDEPDSPLKVKLGKLADMISRFGYIGAVVIAIMYFGYFILSAGGFAAYFSSGAPVIIQDIVEAVSLAVVIIVCAVPEGLPLMISLVLMQNTSKMLDHNVLVRKAEGIETAGSLNILFSDKTGTITKGHLEVVEFFTADGVAIPLDQLAQQTKLKGLIDLAIGKNSQSMYDGSGRVVGGNATDQALMRFLGQETFHKLDEVSSYAVTKSQSFNSANKFSQAYIAGAGRTFYKGAPEKFLAVAQKYLSLDGDEHPLDLESLNAKIDELAGKSMRVLAFGYSPSEMTENAINADTVLIGLVGIRDDVRPEAREAIAEVQKAGIQVVMITGDRLETAVAIAREAGLLRTRDDVALTSTQLNELSDDEVKKIIPRIRVIARALPTDKSRMVRLCQELNLVVGMTGDGVNDSPALKRADVGFAMGSGTEAAKEAGKIVILDDNFKSIKDAIWYGRTIYHNILKFCRFQLVINVAAVVVSAIAPFFGVEEPLKVTHLLFVNLVMDGLGAIMLGNEPAQERYMSEPPRRRDESIVSKSMMAQIVTMGLWLTALSFVFLKVPFFDSFFASTEQKLSAYFVLFIWSALFNAFNVRSDSFDIFKDLKLNPGFMRVFVIIVLVQAFIVNAALIPVPVFGWISNMFSCVPFPPAGWAAAILLAFTMIPVDILRKVIVGRK from the coding sequence ATGCATTTTAATGGACTGACTGACAAACAAGTTGAGGAATCCCGAAAAAAATACGGGTCCAATGTGATCCCCGACTCCGAACCCACCACCTTCTGGGCGGAGTTCAAGGAGACGTTCAAGGACCCCATGATCCGGATCCTGCTGGCTATTGCGGCCCTGATGATCGTCATGTGTGTGCTGGGCTATGCGGAGATCTATGAGCCCATCGGCACTGTCGTGGCCGTGCTGATCGTGGCATTCGTCTCCGCCAAGACCGGCGTGGCCAGCGACACGAAGTACCGCCAGCTGAAGGACAGCACCAAAAAAGATCAGTGCAAGGTCTACCGCAACGGTCTGGTCACCGTCATCGACGTGGATGACGTGGTGGTGGGGGACAAGGTCCTGCTCCAGTCCGGCGACAAGGTGCCGGCGGACGGCGTGCTGATCCACGGAACTTTAAGGGTGGACAACTCCGCCCTCAACGGCGAGGCGGAGGAATGCCCCAAGACCGCGGCGGACGAGTCCTTCCCCCTGCCGGAGGACATCACCGGCGACACCTTCGTGGACGCCCACTCCCTGTTCCGGGGCGCCGTGCTGTTTGACGGCGAGGGCGTGCTGGATGTGCGCAAGGTGGGCCTTGCCACCATGATGGGCAAGATGGCCGAGGAGATGCAGGACGACGAGCCGGACTCTCCCCTGAAGGTGAAGCTCGGGAAGCTGGCGGACATGATCTCCCGCTTCGGCTACATCGGCGCCGTGGTTATCGCCATCATGTACTTTGGCTACTTCATCCTCTCCGCCGGCGGGTTTGCGGCGTACTTCTCCTCCGGAGCCCCAGTCATCATCCAGGACATCGTGGAGGCTGTGTCCCTGGCGGTGGTCATCATCGTGTGCGCCGTGCCGGAGGGGCTGCCCCTGATGATCTCTCTGGTGCTGATGCAGAACACCAGCAAGATGCTGGACCACAACGTGCTGGTCCGCAAGGCGGAGGGTATCGAGACCGCCGGCTCCCTGAACATCCTGTTCAGTGACAAGACGGGCACCATTACCAAGGGCCACCTGGAGGTGGTGGAGTTCTTCACCGCAGACGGCGTGGCTATCCCTCTGGATCAACTGGCCCAGCAAACCAAGCTCAAGGGCCTGATCGATCTGGCCATCGGCAAGAACAGCCAGTCCATGTATGACGGCAGCGGCCGCGTGGTGGGCGGCAACGCCACGGACCAGGCGCTGATGCGCTTTCTGGGGCAGGAGACCTTCCACAAGCTGGATGAGGTCTCCTCCTATGCCGTCACCAAATCCCAAAGCTTCAACTCCGCCAATAAGTTCAGCCAGGCCTACATCGCCGGGGCGGGCCGCACCTTCTACAAGGGCGCGCCGGAGAAGTTCCTGGCCGTGGCCCAGAAGTACCTCAGCCTGGACGGGGACGAGCATCCCCTGGACCTGGAGTCCCTGAACGCCAAGATCGACGAGCTGGCAGGCAAGTCCATGCGGGTGCTGGCCTTCGGCTACTCCCCCAGCGAGATGACGGAGAACGCCATCAACGCCGACACGGTGCTGATCGGCCTGGTGGGCATCCGGGACGACGTGCGTCCCGAGGCCCGGGAGGCCATCGCCGAGGTGCAGAAGGCCGGCATCCAGGTGGTCATGATTACCGGCGACCGGCTGGAGACCGCCGTGGCCATCGCCCGGGAGGCCGGGCTGCTGCGGACCCGGGACGATGTGGCGCTGACCTCCACCCAGCTCAACGAGCTGTCCGACGACGAGGTGAAGAAGATCATCCCCCGCATCCGGGTCATCGCCCGCGCCCTGCCCACGGACAAGTCCCGGATGGTGCGCCTGTGCCAGGAGCTGAACCTGGTGGTGGGCATGACCGGCGACGGCGTCAACGACTCCCCGGCCCTGAAGCGGGCGGACGTGGGCTTCGCCATGGGCAGCGGCACCGAGGCCGCCAAGGAGGCCGGCAAGATCGTCATCCTGGACGACAACTTCAAGTCCATCAAGGACGCCATCTGGTACGGCCGGACCATTTACCACAATATCCTGAAATTCTGCAGGTTCCAGCTGGTCATCAATGTGGCCGCCGTGGTGGTCAGCGCTATCGCTCCCTTCTTCGGCGTGGAGGAGCCCCTGAAAGTCACCCACCTGCTGTTCGTGAACCTGGTGATGGACGGCTTGGGCGCCATCATGCTGGGCAATGAGCCCGCCCAGGAGCGGTATATGTCCGAGCCGCCCCGCCGCCGGGATGAGAGCATTGTCAGCAAGTCCATGATGGCCCAGATCGTCACCATGGGCCTGTGGCTGACGGCGTTGAGCTTTGTCTTCCTGAAAGTGCCTTTCTTTGACAGCTTCTTTGCCAGCACGGAGCAGAAGCTCTCCGCCTATTTCGTGCTGTTCATCTGGAGCGCCCTGTTCAACGCCTTCAACGTGCGCAGCGACAGCTTTGACATCTTTAAGGATCTGAAGCTGAACCCCGGTTTCATGCGGGTGTTCGTTATCATCGTCCTGGTGCAGGCGTTCATCGTCAACGCTGCCCTGATCCCCGTGCCGGTATTCGGCTGGATCAGCAATATGTTCAGCTGTGTGCCCTTCCCGCCCGCCGGGTGGGCTGCCGCCATTCTGCTGGCGTTCACCATGATCCCCGTGGACATCCTCCGCAAGGTGATCGTGGGACGGAAGTAA
- a CDS encoding YceG family protein yields the protein MFQQAGTAQLNDYFRPLSERGGSRVFFCRIAGYGETVAAFLRRYYEAARRSGVIIDGRIPNPTPDNLSYFNEMMGSGFQMDRDFLSQRLKKWLPRMTDGQRDAVVTAMYATLDDMRRAGKNDNMLRNAYMKYMCWLYYKFERIVNVLGGETLPKILYAGDVSHYELQLLTVLSRAGADIVLLECGGDQAYLTVDPQSALSHLYQAPGLGPFPAGFGVKQLQAELEREVRRQRLYGTPPSLSPCTNAWVQKAELNAALTAVQARGNDPRFFCNLFLCQYGVEDNLTYTNDLFAFYQSLQGGGRRICVVNGDPAPPGPEEIAAVKRGNYASAEQLAAGLAANIRYPANVELQRLMTRAFIDLVLEEGERCGGSVSKLTSRAVYLLCWLNRYQKDLFPDWKAPEVAVFLQFGRCASDTGALFLRLLARLPVDVLLLLPNLNEGSALHTPDLLEVHCPQSVSLDRFPVDQNQARVTTAAYQAERDLDRLMYQDTGLYRNQQYAKASTVLLQTMYEEIPILWDQEMKYRPSFSAAGDTVTLPVICQKICGVKDGNASQYWLDIKKLITPDTEVVRSVPWVQGTDPNPVKPYATQFLKNGKLLRGKIKSHSAYLYGILRAEMQEHLLDKLQLLLDQKLIRGTFENGTEYTVIATALNLPKDLLRKIQKFDFTKKNPKLIYINPTEERISLEDSILAAFLSLVGFDVLFFVPTGYQCIEQHFTRPFASETQIGDYLYDLRIPDFNTVQESGLHSIRKLFGRSI from the coding sequence ATGTTTCAACAGGCGGGAACGGCACAACTGAATGATTATTTCCGCCCGCTCTCGGAACGGGGCGGGTCCCGCGTGTTTTTCTGCCGGATCGCCGGGTACGGGGAGACGGTGGCCGCTTTTCTGCGCCGCTACTATGAGGCGGCCCGCCGGTCCGGCGTCATCATCGACGGGCGCATCCCCAACCCCACGCCCGACAACCTGTCCTATTTCAATGAGATGATGGGGTCCGGTTTCCAGATGGACCGGGATTTTCTCTCCCAGCGGCTGAAAAAATGGCTGCCCCGGATGACGGACGGGCAGCGGGACGCTGTGGTGACGGCCATGTATGCCACCCTGGACGATATGCGCCGGGCGGGCAAAAACGACAATATGCTCCGCAATGCCTACATGAAATACATGTGCTGGCTCTACTACAAGTTCGAGCGGATCGTCAACGTGCTGGGCGGCGAGACGCTGCCCAAGATCCTCTATGCCGGGGACGTGAGCCATTATGAGCTGCAGCTGCTGACGGTCCTCTCCCGGGCGGGGGCGGATATCGTCCTGCTGGAGTGCGGCGGCGACCAGGCATATCTCACCGTGGACCCCCAGTCGGCCCTGTCGCACCTGTATCAGGCCCCTGGCCTGGGGCCCTTCCCGGCGGGCTTCGGTGTCAAGCAGCTTCAGGCGGAGCTGGAGCGGGAGGTGCGCCGCCAGCGGCTCTACGGCACGCCGCCCTCCCTCTCTCCCTGCACCAACGCCTGGGTGCAGAAGGCAGAGCTGAACGCGGCGCTGACGGCTGTGCAGGCCCGCGGAAACGATCCCCGCTTTTTCTGCAACCTCTTCCTCTGCCAGTACGGTGTGGAGGACAATCTCACCTATACCAACGACCTCTTCGCGTTTTATCAGTCCCTCCAGGGCGGCGGCCGCCGGATCTGCGTGGTCAACGGAGACCCCGCGCCCCCCGGGCCGGAGGAGATCGCCGCGGTCAAGCGGGGCAACTACGCCTCCGCAGAGCAGCTGGCGGCGGGTCTCGCCGCCAACATCCGGTATCCGGCCAATGTGGAGCTCCAGCGCCTGATGACCCGAGCTTTCATCGATCTGGTGCTGGAGGAGGGGGAGCGGTGCGGCGGCAGCGTCTCCAAGCTCACCAGCCGGGCAGTGTACCTCCTGTGCTGGCTGAACCGGTATCAGAAGGACCTCTTTCCGGACTGGAAGGCGCCGGAGGTGGCGGTCTTTCTCCAGTTTGGCAGATGCGCGTCGGACACCGGAGCCCTGTTCCTGCGGCTGCTGGCCCGCCTGCCGGTGGATGTCCTGTTGCTGCTCCCCAATCTGAATGAGGGCAGCGCCCTCCACACCCCGGATCTGCTGGAGGTCCACTGTCCCCAATCCGTCTCTCTGGACCGCTTCCCGGTGGACCAGAACCAGGCCCGGGTCACCACCGCCGCCTATCAGGCGGAGCGGGACCTGGACCGGCTGATGTACCAGGACACGGGACTGTATCGGAACCAGCAGTACGCCAAGGCCTCCACGGTCCTGCTGCAGACCATGTACGAGGAGATCCCGATTCTGTGGGACCAGGAGATGAAATACCGTCCCAGCTTTTCCGCCGCCGGGGACACCGTCACCCTGCCGGTGATCTGCCAGAAGATCTGCGGCGTGAAGGACGGCAACGCCTCCCAGTACTGGCTGGACATCAAGAAGCTCATCACGCCGGACACGGAGGTGGTCCGGTCTGTCCCCTGGGTCCAGGGCACGGATCCCAACCCCGTGAAGCCGTACGCCACGCAGTTTTTGAAGAACGGCAAGCTGCTGCGCGGCAAGATCAAGTCCCACAGCGCCTATCTCTACGGCATCCTGCGGGCGGAGATGCAGGAGCACCTGCTGGACAAATTGCAGCTTCTGCTGGACCAGAAGCTGATCCGCGGCACCTTTGAGAACGGTACGGAGTACACGGTGATCGCCACCGCCCTGAATCTCCCCAAGGACCTGCTGCGGAAGATCCAGAAGTTCGACTTCACCAAGAAGAACCCCAAGCTCATCTACATCAACCCCACGGAGGAGAGGATCTCTCTGGAGGACAGCATCCTCGCCGCGTTTTTGAGCCTAGTGGGCTTCGACGTGCTATTCTTCGTCCCCACCGGCTACCAGTGCATCGAGCAGCACTTCACGCGCCCCTTTGCCAGCGAGACGCAGATCGGGGACTATCTTTACGACCTGCGGATTCCTGATTTCAACACCGTGCAGGAAAGCGGACTGCACTCCATCAGAAAACTATTTGGAAGGAGTATATGA